In one Conger conger chromosome 5, fConCon1.1, whole genome shotgun sequence genomic region, the following are encoded:
- the mrpl34 gene encoding 39S ribosomal protein L34, mitochondrial gives MNVLRSTFMLPRVIGCSTPSVTVLSRAVSGWVLSGPPRPGGVLRAGAGSQGQPWLQQQVRSVKRGTEYQPKNIKRIRTHGWATRISSRGGIEVLLRRMLKGRRSLTVYGGAHGHSARD, from the exons ATGAACGTACTAAGGTCCACGTTTATGCTACCCCGTGTAATTGGATGCAGTACGCCCAG TGTAACGGTGCTGTCCCGAGCGGTGAGTGGCTGGGTGCTGTCTGGCCCCCCCAGGCCTGGCGGGGTGCTCAGGGCGGGGGCAGGGTCCCAGGGCCAGCCctggctgcagcagcaggtccGCAGCGTGAAGCGGGGCACTGAGTACCAACCCAAGAACATTAAGAGGATAAGGACGCACGGCTGGGCCACGCGGATCAGCTCACGCGGGGGCATCGAGGTCCTCCTACGACGCATGCTGAAGGGCCGCAGGTCCCTGACCGTGTATGGAGGGGCACATGGTCACAGTGCCAGggactga
- the LOC133128634 gene encoding DET1- and DDB1-associated protein 1-like isoform X2 — translation MDKANFLKGLPVYNKSNFSRFHTDSVCKASNRRPSVYLPTREFPSEQVIVTEKTNILLRYLHQQWNKKNTAKKREQELGEGESPTPPHKVARRDSQESEDP, via the exons ATGGATAAG GCAAATTTTCTCAAAGGTTTACCTGTCTACAACAAGAGCAACTTCAGCCGGTTCCATACGGACTCTGTCTGCAAAgcctcg AACAGAAGACCCTCGGTTTATCTTCCCACCCGCGAGTTCCCTTCTGAACAGG TCATCGTGACGGAGAAGACCAACATTCTGCTGCGCTATCTTCACCAGCAGTGGAACAAAaag AATACAGCAAAGAAGCgggaacaggagctgggagagggggagagcccCACCCCTCCTCACAAAGTGGCCAGGAGAGACAGCCAGGAGAGTGAGGACCCTTAA
- the LOC133128634 gene encoding DET1- and DDB1-associated protein 1-like isoform X1: protein MDKANFLKGLPVYNKSNFSRFHTDSVCKASVCNRRPSVYLPTREFPSEQVIVTEKTNILLRYLHQQWNKKNTAKKREQELGEGESPTPPHKVARRDSQESEDP, encoded by the exons ATGGATAAG GCAAATTTTCTCAAAGGTTTACCTGTCTACAACAAGAGCAACTTCAGCCGGTTCCATACGGACTCTGTCTGCAAAgcctcggtgtgt AACAGAAGACCCTCGGTTTATCTTCCCACCCGCGAGTTCCCTTCTGAACAGG TCATCGTGACGGAGAAGACCAACATTCTGCTGCGCTATCTTCACCAGCAGTGGAACAAAaag AATACAGCAAAGAAGCgggaacaggagctgggagagggggagagcccCACCCCTCCTCACAAAGTGGCCAGGAGAGACAGCCAGGAGAGTGAGGACCCTTAA